The nucleotide window AAACCTGAAATTAAACCTTATACTATTAATACTTTTTATTTCATGTAAAACTTTACCTGAAAAACAATTTGTTGATATTGAGCAATTTCAAAATATAACTGATATTGATTATAATTTTTGGGGATTTAATAATGATGGGTCCAATAGATTTAAGGAAAAGGAAAGTCTTATTACACGTAATATAGAATACAATAATAGTAATCTTGTTTCTGATGGAATTTATGAATATTCAGGTAGATTCACCTCTGAAAATGTTGTGGTTTCTGATGGTTTTAACAATGTAAACACAAGAAGTATAGCCGTAAAATTTAAAATTGATTTTAAAAGCCTAAATAAAAAAGACTACTATGTACCAATTTTAATTAAAGGTAAAAGTTATAGATGTTTTAAAATAATGGTTATAGATGATGTTGTAAAATTGAGTTTTAATGGTAACTTTTCTTTTACTATTCCTAATAAAGATTTAATTTTAGAAAAAGTAATAATTAAACCTGAAGAATTTAATGAAGTTTTTGTTTCTTATAATTTAGATAAACATTTAGTTTATATGGCTTTAAATGATGGTAAGCCTCAAATAATAGAAATTCCTGAAGATTTTATTTGGCAAAAATGTTATGATAGATGGACAATTCAAGATTTTTCAAATGGTAAAGCTTTTCCAGGATTTATAGATTATATATTTATATCTAATACGTATTTAAATAGAAAAACAATGCGAAAATTAATACATGAAAAATAAAATCAATATTTTTAAAATAGCTTCTATAGTTATAATTAACTTGGTAATAATATCTTGTAACTCTAAAGATAAAAGACCATTATTGGGAGATACTCCTTATCAACAAAGATTAAATTCAAGTTTTAAAGACGCAACTTCATCACCCTTAAAGAAAAGAGATTTAAAAGAATTTGAAGGGCTTGAATTTTTTCCTGTCGATTCTAATTTTATTGTTACAGCCAAATTAACAAGAATAGAAAATGCGCCTATTTTTAAAATGCCAACAACTACAGACAGAGCTCCATTGTACAAAGAATTTGGAATTTTAGATTTTATTATTAATAATAAATCTTTACAGCTAACAGTATATCAAAGTCAAGAGGATTTAGAAGATGAGCAGTATAAAGATTATTTGTTTATACCATTTACAGATGAAACTTCTGGAAACGAATCTTATGGAGGAGGGCGTTATATGGATGTTATGCTAAGTGATATTACTTCTGAGGAAACTATTGAACTCAATTTTAATAATACCTACAATCCATATTGTGCTTATAATGAAAAGTTTTCTTGTCCAATTACACCAAGAAAAAATCATTTAGATATAGAAATAAAAGCAGGAATTCAAGATTTTAAAAAACACTAAGTGTCTAAAGAAATACTGTTTTGAGCATCTTGTAAAATTGCATTTTCCAAATCTGCTAAATGTTGTTGTCTTACCTTTAGTTTAGTTTCAGCATGTGCTTTTTTATTTAGTTTGCTAAACATTTGAGCAACTTTAATTGCTGTAGGCATTAAATGACTTTCTGGAACAATCATGTCTAAGAACCCAGCTTTAATGGCATCTTTAGGGTTAAAAATTTCTGCATTAACTACACTTCTGTTCATATAAACTTCAGATAATCTAGCTTTAGCAATTGCAATACCAGCATTGTGCATGGTCATACCAATTAAAACTTCATTTAAACCTATTTTAAAATCACCTTCTATACCAATTCTATAATCTACAGATAATAGTAAAAATGCACCTTTTGCAATGGCATGACCATTACAAGCTAAAATAATTGGCTTTGGATAAGAAAGCATTCTTAAAGAAAGTTTAGAACCTTTTGTAACTAATTCTATTGCAGATTCAGGTGATTTTGTCATCACTTTTAAATCAAAACCTCCAGAAAAAATACCAGCTGTACCTGTTAAAATAACTATTTTATTTTCTTGTTCAGCTTTGTCTAGGCTTAGGTTTAAACCAGCAATAACTTCATGAGAAATTGCATTCGCTTTTCCATTGTTAATAGTTATAACAGCGTAGTTTTCTTCTGATTGATAAGTTACAAATTCGTTCATTTTCTTATTTAAATTAATTTAATGAGATACATGCCTGCAAATACCGCCAAAAATCCAGTGATAAAACTAACAAGCGTGTAAAATGCAAATGATGTAAAATCGCCTGATTTTAAAAACACATGGTTTTCGTAGGCAAATGTAGAGAAGGTAGTAAAGCCACCACAAAAACCAGTAGCTAATAACAAAGTATGATTTTCAGATATCGCATCATTTTTTGCTGCATAACCTAAAATTAGCCCAATTAACAGACTTCCTAAAATGTTGGCAGCAAAAGTACCATAAGGTACTCCTGTTTCTGTATTGTTTAGCCATTTACCAATAATGTAGCGTAAAACACTACCAAAGCCACCACCAATAAAAACAAGAAGTAGGTTTTTCATTATAGGTCTAATTCATCGATATTTCTCCAGTTTTTCTTATCAACAATGGTTCCTTTGTTTAAAATCATAATTCCAGGATTAGATCTTATCATGGTTTTTAAGGTTGTTTCATCGCAAAATAGAAATTCGAAATCTAGTTTGTAGTGTGTTTTGGTAAGTTCTATAATATCAGAAAATGAGGCAGACACTCCATAAATACTGTATCCTTTTTCTTTAGCTGTAGTAGAAAGCTTTTTTATTTCTGGAAATGCATCATAGTTAGATTTCTCTAAACTTGGCATAATTACCAAAATAACTTTTTCTTTAGCTAAAATTTCTGGAGCCAAATCGTTCTGAGCATCTTCTAAAAAGAAATCATGAATTGGTGGAATTTTTCCATCATTTTTATATTCCATTCCTTCAGGAATGTTTTTGCCTACAGCATAAGCTCTAAAGTCTATGATTGGTAAATTTACCAACACATACCAAGTTATGATAGCAGATATTAATAAAGATAAAAACACAACAAGTCCATTATTATTTCTTGCAAAAATCCTGTTGATAAACTTGATTTTGAATCCTATAAAAAATATTAAAATGGTAAGAATTACATCTTTCCAAAAAGTTTCCCAAGGTGTAAGTTTTATAGCATCACCAAAACAACCACAATCTGTAACCTTATCATAATATGCAGAATACCAAGTTAAAAATAGAAAGAAAAGAATTATTAGTTTTAGACTGTTTACAGTAAACTTTGCTTTCCAACCCACTAAAAGAGCAAAACCTAAAACTATTTCTGCTATAATTAAAAAGATGGCAAATGGTAAAGCATAAGGAATTAAAAACTCTAAATTTAAAACACCTTCAGAGAAGTATTCTTCAAACTTGTATTGAGAACCAATGGGATCTACCAGTTTTACAAAACCAGAAAATATAAATAAACCTCCAACTATTATTCTAGAGATTTGCACTAAAATATTCGTGAATTTATCTTTTTGTTTTACCATAATTTAAAAATTAATTCTGCAAATGAATCATTGCAAAAACTGCGTAGTTAATCATGTCTTGATAATTGGCATCAATACCCTCAGAAACAATGGTTTTACCTTTGTTATCTTCTATTTGTTTTACACGTAACAATTTTTGAAGAATTAAATCTGTTAAGCTAGAAACACGCATATCTCTCCAAGCTTCTCCATAATCATGATTTTTATTCATCATTAATTCCTTGGTAATTTTAATATGTTTGTCATAAAGTAAGGTCGCTTCTTCAGTAGATAAATCTGGGTTTTCTACAACGCCTTTTTCTAGCTGAACTAATGCCATTATAGAATAATTGATAATACCAATAAATTCAGATTTTTCACCTTCATCTACCTTACGCACATCATTTTCTTGTAACTGTCTAATTCTTTGTGCTTTTATAAATATTTGATCTGTTAAAGAAGGCAAACGTAAAATACGCCAAGCACTTCCATAGTCAGACATTTTTTTAATAAATAGACTTCTGCATTCTTCAACTACAGCATCATATTGTTTTGAGGTGTCTTGCATTTTTTAATAAAAAGAATTTATCAAATGTAGTAAATCTTATATGCAATTCATTTATTTTTACAATGAAATTATCAATGATTTTATGAAACGAGTAGTTGTGTTTTGTGGTTCTAGTCTAGGTTTTAATCCTGTTTATAAAGAAGCTGCAAAGTCTTTAGGTAAGTATTTTGCAAACAACAATATTGGGTTAGTTTATGGAGGAGGAAAAATAGGAATGATGGGTGTTTTAGCAGATATTATTTTAGAAAATGATGGTGAAGTTATAGGAGTAATACCTAAACTTTTAGAAAAAGTAGAGGTTATACATGCAGGAGTAGAAGAAATGATTGTTTGTAAAAACATGAGTGAACGCAAAGTAATCATGAGTAAATTAGTTGATGGTTACATTACACTTCCTGGAGGTTTTGGCACTTTAGATGAACTTTTTGAAGCCTTAACTTTAAATCAATTACATATTGAACAAAAACCAGTTGGTTTATTAAATATAAATGGCTTTTTTGATGCTGTTTTATTACAAATAGATAAAATGGTGGATGAAGGTTATGTAAGACCTGAAAATAAAAAGTTACTAATTGTTGCAGATTCAGTAGAGGTTTTAATGACTAAAATGCAAGAATATGTTGCTCCAAAAATTGAACATGTAATTCAGAAAGTTGTAAAGTAAGATGACTATAAATTGTAGAGGAAATTTGATAGATTTATCAACTCCAAAAGTAATGGGGATTTTAAATATTACTCCAGATTCTTTTTTTGATGGTGGTAAATATAAAGACAAAAACGCTATTTTAAAGCAAGTAGATAAAATGCTTACAGAAGGAGCAACCTTTATAGATGTTGGTGCTTATTCATCTAGACCAGGTGCAGCACATATTTCTGAGCAAGAAGAATTGAATAGAATATTACCAGTTGTTGATTTACTCGTAAATAACTTTCCAGAGATTGTAATATCAATAGACACCTTTAGAAGCAAAGTTGCTGATGCTACCATAAATTCTGGTGCTGCCTTAATTAATGATATTTCTGGTGGTAATATGGATGATAAAATGTTTGAAACAGTGGCTAAATTGCAAGTACCTTATGTATTGATGCACATGTTAGGTACACCACAAGACATGCAGAAAAACCCTGTTTATGAAGATGTAACCAAAGAAATTATTTCCTTTTTTGCTGCACAACTGTTTAAATTACATCAATTAAAGTTGAATGATGTTATTATAGATGTTGGTTTTGGTTTTGGTAAAACTATTGCTCATAATTTCGAAATTTTAAAGAATTTAGAACTTTTTAAAAGCTTAGACGCTCCTATTTTAGCTGGAGTTTCAAGAAAATCGATGTTGTATAAAACGTTAGATGTATCTGCACAAGAAGCTCTAAATGCTACAACATCTGCCAATACAATTGCCTTATTAAATGGGGCCAACATTTTAAGAGTACATGATGTAAAAGAAGCTGTAGAAGCTGTAAAAATCGTTGAACAAGTAATTGGCTAGTAATAGAACTTAACTGAATAAGCAAGTATAGCCCTGATTGAACGATTTGTTTGAGCTCTTTTGAGGTACGAAAAAAGCGAGAAGTGAAAGCAGGAAATAGCTCTAAAAAATTAGCTAAAAGACATTTGTAAATAAGTTTTTCTTAACAAATTTTCTGCGTATTTTTGCAAACTATGCAAGAAACGAAAAAACATCAATTAACAGATTGGTTACCAACCACAAACAGGGAAGTTAAAATCCGTGGATGGGAACAATTAGATGTTATTTTATTTAGTGGAGATGCTTATGTAGATCATCCTTCTTTTGGGCCAGCAGTAATTGGTAGAATTTTAGAAAGTTATGGTTTACGGGTTGCTATTGTGCCTCAGCCAAATGTAAATGATAATTTGCAAGATTTTGAGAAGCTTGGAAAACCAAGATTATTTTTTGGTTGTACAGGTGGTTGCATGGATCCTATGGTTTCTAATTATACAGCAAGCAAAAAAAGAAGAGATAAAGATGCTTATACTCCAAATGGAGATAAGGGTTTTAGACCAGATTATGCTACCTCTGTATATTCTAAAATATTGAAAGAAAAGTTTCCAGATGTGCCAGTTTTAATTGGTGGTATAGAAGCTTCTTTAAGACGAGTAACTCATTATGATTACTGGTCTGATAAATTATTGCCAACCATTTTAGAAACATCTAAAGCAGATATGCTAGTTTATGGAATGGGTGAGCAACCTTTACGTGAAATAGTAACCTTATTACAAAAAGGTGTGCCATTTTCTAGCTTAAAGAATATAAAGCAAACAGCAGTTTTAGTAGATCAGAAAGCAGAAAAATTACCTGTAATTAATGATTGGGAAGATGTAACCATCAATTCTCATGAAGCTTGTTTAAATGATAAAAAGACCTTTGCTTCTAATTTTAAAGTGATAGAGCAAGAGTCTAATAAATTAAAAGCAAGAAGAATTTTACAGGATGTAAAAGGTAAAACATTGGTGATAAATCCGCCTTTTCCTACAATGACAGAAAAGGAAATTGATGGTTCTTTTGATTTGCCTTATACAAGATTACCACATCCTAAATATGATAAACGTGGACCAATACCTGCGTTTGAAATGATTAAATTTTCGATTAACATTCATAGAGGATGTTTTGGTGGTTGTAGTTTTTGTACAATTTCTGCTCATCAAGGAAAATTTATTGCAAGTAGAAGTCAAGAATCTGTTTTAAAAGAAGTAGATAAGGTTGCAAACATGCCAGATTTTAAAGGTTATTTGTCTGATATTGGAGGGCCTTCTGCAAACATGTATCAAATGAAAGGTAAAGTACAATCTATCTGCGACAAATGTGTTGCACCAAGTTGTATATCGCCTGTAATTTGTTCTAATTTAGATACTTCTCATAAACCTTTAACAGATTTGTATCAAGCTGTTGATAAACATCCAAAGATTAAAAAATCTTTTATAGGTAGTGGAATTCGACATGATATGTTAGTGCCAGAATTCAATAAAAATGCAGATCCAAAAGAGTTAGATGCTTATACAGAAGAGGTGATGACAAAACACGTTTCTGGACGATTAAAGGTAGCTCCAGAACATACTTCTGATCCAGTTTTAAAGTTGATGCGTAAACCGTCTTTTACTTATTTTCATAAGTTTAAAGAACGTTTTGATAGAATAAACATGAAGAAGAAATTGAACTTACAATTGATTCCTTATTTTATTTCTAGTCATCCAGCAAGTGAGGTGGAAGACATGGCTAATTTAGCTGCAGAGACTAAAAACATGGGCTTTCAATTAGAGCAAGTGCAAGGTTTTACACCAACTCCAATGACAGTTGCTACAGTTATTTATTATTCAGGTTATCATCCCTATACTTTAAAACCAACAAGAACTCCTAAAACTAAAAAGGAGAAAGAAGACCAGCACAAATTTTTCTTTTGGTATAAAAAAGAAAATAAAGATTGGATAAAAAACACTCTTAATAAAGTAGGTAGACAAGATTTGCTAAATGTTTTATTGCCAGAAAATAAATCTTGGCAGAAAAACAAAAAAGCAAAAGCTGCAAAAAATACGTTTGATGATGCTGTGCCTTTTAATAGAAGAAAGAAAAAAGTTACTAGAAGTTCATCTAAAAAAAGAAGAAGGTAGTATTATTTAGGTAAAACTGTAATATTGATTTTTAAAATGCTTTCATTTTTATAATCACTTTCTTTGGTAAAAGCTTTAATTACTAGCATACTACTTTGCCCAATTAAAGAATCGTCTATTTTAAATTGAAAACGATTAGATTCTTGGTTGATTCTTAGTTTACCTGCAAAATGAAAAATTTGATATTCTATTTTTCTATCTTTTGGGTCATTAGCCTCTATTAACAACTCATAATCATCGCCAACTTTTAATATTGGTTTTCTTTGGTTTTCTTTATGATTTCCATTCCATGAAGTGCCAAGATTGTCAGAAATTTTAGAGATTGATATAAAGTAATCATCCACCTGATTTTTCTTGTTATTATAAATAGTGATAGCATTTTTTAAATCTTGTACAATACCATTTAATAAATGTTCTTGACTCTGAATTAACTCTTGGCCATTATTCTGAGTTTTTTGAAATTGTAACACTTCATTAAAGAAAACTTCAAAACGTTTTTTATCAAAAAGTACAGGTAAAAAATCTTTCCAATTATTTTCGATAATCAATTTTAAATCTTCTAAATCACTATAGAAAATAATTCTTTTTTCGAACAAAAAGCCATCATTCTGTTTCTTTGCATTTGCTCTTTTTGCAGACCATTTGTCTGATATTTCTTTAGAAACTTTATAATTGCTATTGTCAGCATCACCAAGAATGTTAATAATTAATTGTCTTAATGTAGTTATATATTGTTGTATCATTTATATAAATGCGTAAAAGAAAACTGTTAAAAAGAGTTAGCGAAGTTAATTTTTTAAATGATTAGAAACAAACTTCTTTATTTCTGTTGTTGTTTAGCTATTAAAAGAAAGCAAAAGAGATTAAGAATAAAATTCCCATTCCAAAAGATGCTATAAACCCGAAACTTATATTTAAAAGTATAAATTTAAAAAATGTTTTAAAATATCCTTGCTGATAAAACTTTTTCATGGCTAAATAAAGGTATAATAAGAACAAGCCTAAAAATACCCAAAGTGCTGGAGTTACATTAAAAATAAGGAATATAAAATAGATAGAGAATAGCATGAAAAATACTGTCTGCACATGAAATACAAATATTAGATGGTCTACATAGGTGTATTTTCTTCGTATAAAGTAGAATTTTAAAAATAGCGTAAAAAATGGCAGGAATATGAATAGAGCTATAGAGCCATAAGACAATAACTGATTAAAAAATTGTTCTCTTGTATCTTCATTCTTAGAAAATGAGTGTAAACTTTTTGCTCTTGTAAATAGAAATCTATTCGTAAAGTTTTTTTCATAGCCCAAAGAATCTAAGGCGTTGTTAATATTAGGATTAGGGTTTCTCTTCACATAATCCATAAAGCTATTGAGCTTTGTGTTAAATTCTAAGTTAATTCCTGAGTTACTAGAATCTTTTTCTTTTTCAATCTTAATTTCATCTAGTTCTTTCATGAAAGTAGAGTCTTTGGCTTGCTTGTCTACTTCTTTTAAAATCATTTTCCTTGTTTTTTCTGGAACAGGAATAATGAAGTTTTTCATTTCAGTATCAACCTTTGTTTTTAAAGAGTCAATTTCTTTATTGGTTAATTTTTTAGGTTTAACATCTGTGGAATCTTTTTTCTTAATGTCTATTATTTTTTCTGTAACATTAGTGGCAAGTGCTTCATATTTCTGAACAGTTTTATATAAACCTACTAATAAGAAAAAGATGATGGATACTGTTAAATAAAAACGGAAAGGATTTGTATAACGCTGTCTTTTACCACTTATATAATCTCTAGAAACTTTGCCTGGTTTAATAAGAAGTGGAATTAGCGTATTCCAAAACTTTGCTTCAAAATTGAAAAGGCCATTAAATATTTCATGGATAAAACTTAAAAAGGTAATTCTGTATCCTTTGTTGGCTTGGCCACATTCAGGACAAAAATTTTCATGCCCATTAAAAGGATGTCCACAGTTTAAACAAGATGGATCTTTTATTTTGGCTACTTTATTTTTACCTTTTGTTAGTTTGATAATATGGTGGTTGCTAGTTGAAACGTAGGTATAAATACTTTAAATTCTTCTAAAGTTGCTGTGTTTATCATTTTGTAATAACCATTCATGGCACCAATATTAGATTCTAAAAAACAACCAGAACTATAAGAATAATGATCATTTGGTTTTAATATGGGGCTTTGTCCTACAACACCTTCACCTTCTACAATTTCGGTTTTGTTTAAGCTATCGTAAATTTTCCAAAATCTATCTGTTAGCTGCACAGTTTCTAAAGAATGGTTTTCTATGGTAATAAAATAAGCGAAGACATAGTACAATCTATTGTTTCTATAGCTTGTGCCATTAAATTTGGTTTTTACCGAAATTCTAATGCCTTTTGTTACTTGCTCTATCATTAAGGTAAATGTAGTTTTTTTGATTAAAAAACACAAATACTAATAGTAATTATCTGTTTTGATTAAAACTAACAGAGCCCATACCAATTACTCTGTCATATAAACTACCAAAAGGTTTAAAGTAAACAATAACTGTATATTGATTTTCTGTCTGAAAGAAAGATCCGTTAATTTCGTTAGTATTTACAATGCCAAATTCATCAACAGTGGCAAAGGTGTAATTGTAAAAACCTTGTTTCATTAATACACTTCCTCTGTAAGTACTATCATCAAAATTGTAAGTTAATTCAGTTTCGTCATCAATTTCAAAATTGTTAAAAGCGCCATAAACATGTACTTTTTTATCGTTAAAAGGTTCCTCAGCCTCTAAGGTAAAGTGCATTCTAGCATAATCTGCCTCAGTTCTAGCATCATTACCTTCTAAAGCTCTAAACACAAATTGACCATTAATATCTGGATTGTATCTGTAGGTTAAATATGGGTCATAGGTATAGGGATAAACGTAATGTTGAAAAACATCACCTTTTTCAATTTTTACAATATTGATGCTTTTGTTTCTTAAAAATTTACTGTCAAAATTTAGATACTCATTGCCTCCCCAAAAATTGGTTTTATTTGAATAGGTGTATTTTAATTGATTGGGTTTAAAAAATGTAGGTTGTAAATCAGTAATAGTTTCATTCCAGTTTTCATTTTTTAAAAGAACTACATTAATTTCTTGTTGAGGGTTGTTTATTCTTAGATTAGGATAGTTAACACTAAACTCTATGGTTTGTTGAGTATTTAATGTTTCTGTATTTCTACTCCTAGAAACATTTAAGCCAACTGAAGCAACACTTTCGTACAATACAAATTTACGGGTAAATACCATATCATCATCTTCATCTAAAACAGATAATAAGTAATTTCCACTCTTTGTTATAACAGTATTTGCGTTAGGAATTCTAACTTCATAATGCGTATAACTCTGTAAAGTATTAAATGAGTTGGTAACGTTAATTATAGTGTTTTCATCAAACCCATCTATGAATTGGCTAG belongs to Polaribacter dokdonensis and includes:
- a CDS encoding DUF1684 domain-containing protein; translation: MKNKINIFKIASIVIINLVIISCNSKDKRPLLGDTPYQQRLNSSFKDATSSPLKKRDLKEFEGLEFFPVDSNFIVTAKLTRIENAPIFKMPTTTDRAPLYKEFGILDFIINNKSLQLTVYQSQEDLEDEQYKDYLFIPFTDETSGNESYGGGRYMDVMLSDITSEETIELNFNNTYNPYCAYNEKFSCPITPRKNHLDIEIKAGIQDFKKH
- a CDS encoding crotonase/enoyl-CoA hydratase family protein, with translation MNEFVTYQSEENYAVITINNGKANAISHEVIAGLNLSLDKAEQENKIVILTGTAGIFSGGFDLKVMTKSPESAIELVTKGSKLSLRMLSYPKPIILACNGHAIAKGAFLLLSVDYRIGIEGDFKIGLNEVLIGMTMHNAGIAIAKARLSEVYMNRSVVNAEIFNPKDAIKAGFLDMIVPESHLMPTAIKVAQMFSKLNKKAHAETKLKVRQQHLADLENAILQDAQNSISLDT
- the crcB gene encoding fluoride efflux transporter CrcB encodes the protein MKNLLLVFIGGGFGSVLRYIIGKWLNNTETGVPYGTFAANILGSLLIGLILGYAAKNDAISENHTLLLATGFCGGFTTFSTFAYENHVFLKSGDFTSFAFYTLVSFITGFLAVFAGMYLIKLI
- a CDS encoding DoxX family protein, translated to MVKQKDKFTNILVQISRIIVGGLFIFSGFVKLVDPIGSQYKFEEYFSEGVLNLEFLIPYALPFAIFLIIAEIVLGFALLVGWKAKFTVNSLKLIILFFLFLTWYSAYYDKVTDCGCFGDAIKLTPWETFWKDVILTILIFFIGFKIKFINRIFARNNNGLVVFLSLLISAIITWYVLVNLPIIDFRAYAVGKNIPEGMEYKNDGKIPPIHDFFLEDAQNDLAPEILAKEKVILVIMPSLEKSNYDAFPEIKKLSTTAKEKGYSIYGVSASFSDIIELTKTHYKLDFEFLFCDETTLKTMIRSNPGIMILNKGTIVDKKNWRNIDELDL
- a CDS encoding DUF1599 domain-containing protein; this encodes MQDTSKQYDAVVEECRSLFIKKMSDYGSAWRILRLPSLTDQIFIKAQRIRQLQENDVRKVDEGEKSEFIGIINYSIMALVQLEKGVVENPDLSTEEATLLYDKHIKITKELMMNKNHDYGEAWRDMRVSSLTDLILQKLLRVKQIEDNKGKTIVSEGIDANYQDMINYAVFAMIHLQN
- a CDS encoding TIGR00730 family Rossman fold protein; the protein is MKRVVVFCGSSLGFNPVYKEAAKSLGKYFANNNIGLVYGGGKIGMMGVLADIILENDGEVIGVIPKLLEKVEVIHAGVEEMIVCKNMSERKVIMSKLVDGYITLPGGFGTLDELFEALTLNQLHIEQKPVGLLNINGFFDAVLLQIDKMVDEGYVRPENKKLLIVADSVEVLMTKMQEYVAPKIEHVIQKVVK
- the folP gene encoding dihydropteroate synthase, encoding MTINCRGNLIDLSTPKVMGILNITPDSFFDGGKYKDKNAILKQVDKMLTEGATFIDVGAYSSRPGAAHISEQEELNRILPVVDLLVNNFPEIVISIDTFRSKVADATINSGAALINDISGGNMDDKMFETVAKLQVPYVLMHMLGTPQDMQKNPVYEDVTKEIISFFAAQLFKLHQLKLNDVIIDVGFGFGKTIAHNFEILKNLELFKSLDAPILAGVSRKSMLYKTLDVSAQEALNATTSANTIALLNGANILRVHDVKEAVEAVKIVEQVIG
- a CDS encoding YgiQ family radical SAM protein, translating into MQETKKHQLTDWLPTTNREVKIRGWEQLDVILFSGDAYVDHPSFGPAVIGRILESYGLRVAIVPQPNVNDNLQDFEKLGKPRLFFGCTGGCMDPMVSNYTASKKRRDKDAYTPNGDKGFRPDYATSVYSKILKEKFPDVPVLIGGIEASLRRVTHYDYWSDKLLPTILETSKADMLVYGMGEQPLREIVTLLQKGVPFSSLKNIKQTAVLVDQKAEKLPVINDWEDVTINSHEACLNDKKTFASNFKVIEQESNKLKARRILQDVKGKTLVINPPFPTMTEKEIDGSFDLPYTRLPHPKYDKRGPIPAFEMIKFSINIHRGCFGGCSFCTISAHQGKFIASRSQESVLKEVDKVANMPDFKGYLSDIGGPSANMYQMKGKVQSICDKCVAPSCISPVICSNLDTSHKPLTDLYQAVDKHPKIKKSFIGSGIRHDMLVPEFNKNADPKELDAYTEEVMTKHVSGRLKVAPEHTSDPVLKLMRKPSFTYFHKFKERFDRINMKKKLNLQLIPYFISSHPASEVEDMANLAAETKNMGFQLEQVQGFTPTPMTVATVIYYSGYHPYTLKPTRTPKTKKEKEDQHKFFFWYKKENKDWIKNTLNKVGRQDLLNVLLPENKSWQKNKKAKAAKNTFDDAVPFNRRKKKVTRSSSKKRRR
- the apaG gene encoding Co2+/Mg2+ efflux protein ApaG, encoding MIEQVTKGIRISVKTKFNGTSYRNNRLYYVFAYFITIENHSLETVQLTDRFWKIYDSLNKTEIVEGEGVVGQSPILKPNDHYSYSSGCFLESNIGAMNGYYKMINTATLEEFKVFIPTFQLATTILSN
- a CDS encoding DUF5103 domain-containing protein, with translation MKKYILFIFSVFYGVLSYSQDIKSIQLRALGDNVYTAIVPIGTVLELSFDDLEADGKDYQYKIEHMTHDWKKSRLFSSQFIDGFDENTIINVTNSFNTLQSYTHYEVRIPNANTVITKSGNYLLSVLDEDDDMVFTRKFVLYESVASVGLNVSRSRNTETLNTQQTIEFSVNYPNLRINNPQQEINVVLLKNENWNETITDLQPTFFKPNQLKYTYSNKTNFWGGNEYLNFDSKFLRNKSINIVKIEKGDVFQHYVYPYTYDPYLTYRYNPDINGQFVFRALEGNDARTEADYARMHFTLEAEEPFNDKKVHVYGAFNNFEIDDETELTYNFDDSTYRGSVLMKQGFYNYTFATVDEFGIVNTNEINGSFFQTENQYTVIVYFKPFGSLYDRVIGMGSVSFNQNR